A portion of the bacterium genome contains these proteins:
- a CDS encoding 3-deoxy-7-phosphoheptulonate synthase class II encodes MPTKTANHASSASNWAPDSWRALPIRQQPDYANVEALAKVEGELASLPPLVTPYEVQDLRRDLASVSAGQAFLLQGGDCAESFAEFNHVNLQQYFRVLLQMTVALMYGAGSPVIKVGRIAGQFAKPRSAGTEMVDGVEYPAYRGDIVNSIEADMKGRQPDPARLVQAYHQASATLNYLRGLAKGGFASLKQIGEWNTEFISRSPQARRFKDLVQNINDCLGFIEACGLPLDDMEQLKEARFFTSHEGLLLNYEQAFTRKHEIDGKWYDLSAHMLWIGDRTRTLGEAHIEYMRGIENPVGVKVGPSMKGDELIEVIDALNPDNIPGKLVLISRMGAGKIGEMLPALVRKVKEEGRHVVWSSDPMHGNTIKSPNGIKTRRFNDILSELKSFFAIHEAEGTIAGGVHFEMTGQDVTECLGGAQAISELDLHARYHTHCDPRMNASQSLEMAFLIAEELKKRAQERRSKSLAA; translated from the coding sequence ATGCCCACCAAAACAGCCAATCATGCCTCATCCGCCTCTAACTGGGCTCCGGACAGCTGGCGCGCACTGCCCATTCGTCAGCAGCCGGACTATGCCAATGTGGAAGCGCTGGCGAAGGTAGAAGGCGAGCTGGCCTCCCTGCCCCCGCTGGTGACCCCCTATGAGGTGCAGGACCTGCGGCGCGACCTGGCGAGCGTAAGCGCCGGTCAGGCGTTTTTGCTGCAGGGCGGCGATTGCGCGGAGAGCTTTGCGGAATTCAACCATGTGAACCTTCAGCAATATTTCCGCGTGTTGCTGCAAATGACGGTGGCCCTGATGTATGGCGCGGGCAGCCCTGTGATCAAAGTGGGGCGCATCGCCGGGCAGTTCGCCAAGCCGCGCTCCGCCGGAACCGAGATGGTGGACGGGGTGGAATACCCGGCCTACCGGGGCGATATCGTCAACAGCATTGAAGCCGACATGAAAGGCCGCCAGCCGGACCCAGCCCGTCTGGTGCAGGCCTACCATCAGGCATCGGCCACGCTGAATTACCTGCGCGGGCTGGCCAAGGGCGGTTTTGCCTCGCTCAAGCAGATCGGTGAATGGAACACGGAGTTCATCAGCCGCTCGCCCCAGGCGCGCCGCTTCAAGGACCTGGTGCAGAACATCAATGACTGCCTTGGTTTTATTGAGGCCTGCGGGTTGCCGCTGGATGATATGGAGCAGCTGAAAGAGGCGCGTTTCTTCACCTCCCACGAAGGGCTGCTGCTCAATTATGAGCAGGCTTTCACCCGTAAGCACGAGATTGACGGCAAATGGTACGACCTTTCGGCCCATATGCTGTGGATCGGCGACCGGACGCGGACGCTCGGCGAGGCGCATATCGAGTATATGCGCGGGATTGAGAACCCTGTGGGGGTCAAGGTAGGCCCCAGCATGAAGGGGGATGAGCTGATTGAGGTGATCGACGCCCTGAATCCGGACAATATCCCGGGGAAACTGGTGCTTATCTCCCGCATGGGGGCGGGGAAAATCGGCGAAATGCTGCCTGCCCTGGTGCGGAAGGTCAAGGAAGAGGGTCGGCACGTGGTCTGGTCGTCCGACCCGATGCACGGAAACACCATAAAATCACCTAATGGTATTAAAACACGCCGCTTCAACGATATCTTGTCTGAGCTAAAAAGCTTCTTTGCAATTCACGAAGCAGAGGGTACGATTGCCGGAGGTGTCCATTTTGAAATGACGGGGCAGGATGTCACGGAATGCCTGGGCGGCGCGCAAGCCATATCCGAACTGGATCTGCATGCACGCTACCACACGCACTGTGATCCGCGCATGAATGCATCCCAAAGTTTGGAAATGGCGTTTTTGATTGCCGAGGAGCTTAAGAAACGTGCGCAGGAAAGGCGTAGTAAATCTCTTGCAGCGTAG
- a CDS encoding DUF45 domain-containing protein, whose amino-acid sequence MPRSLRNVRRKGVVNLLQRRREGPIYGLERLIRVPLLQRVNARAKRYKLVVSPEGVTLVLPSRYRQEAAVEFVRQHARWAQEQWQRMEAHVAQRMQYGVFDGEPGSEVTYFGETIPWRVEYGHKRGNAELIDGEMVFQLRNEEPEEDDAWNLTRLLKRWYKEEAARQAAPMVAHYSKLLKVRPTSIQFKDTQSRWGSCHPDGRIMFQWRLIIPPHWVMDYVVAHELAHLRHADHSPAFWKLLEKVAPHTPHAKAWLKHYGWTLHELI is encoded by the coding sequence TTGCCGAGGAGCTTAAGAAACGTGCGCAGGAAAGGCGTAGTAAATCTCTTGCAGCGTAGACGCGAAGGCCCGATCTACGGGTTGGAGCGGCTGATTCGCGTGCCGTTGTTGCAACGTGTGAACGCGCGCGCCAAGCGTTACAAGCTGGTGGTGAGCCCCGAGGGCGTGACACTGGTGCTGCCATCCCGTTACCGTCAGGAAGCCGCGGTGGAGTTTGTCCGCCAGCATGCGCGCTGGGCACAGGAACAATGGCAGCGCATGGAAGCCCATGTGGCGCAGCGCATGCAATATGGCGTATTCGACGGCGAGCCGGGCAGCGAAGTCACCTATTTCGGCGAGACGATCCCCTGGCGTGTGGAATATGGCCATAAGCGTGGCAATGCCGAACTGATCGACGGCGAGATGGTGTTTCAGCTGCGCAATGAGGAACCGGAAGAGGACGATGCCTGGAACCTGACGCGACTGCTGAAGCGCTGGTATAAGGAAGAGGCCGCCCGCCAGGCCGCGCCGATGGTGGCGCATTATTCCAAACTGCTGAAAGTGCGCCCGACGAGCATTCAGTTCAAAGACACGCAAAGCCGCTGGGGAAGCTGCCATCCCGATGGCCGTATCATGTTTCAATGGCGCCTTATCATTCCGCCCCATTGGGTGATGGATTACGTGGTGGCGCACGAGCTGGCGCACCTGCGCCATGCCGACCACAGCCCGGCTTTCTGGAAGCTGCTGGAAAAAGTCGCGCCGCACACGCCGCATGCGAAGGCTTGGCTCAAGCATTATGGCTGGACGCTGCATGAATTGATTTAG
- a CDS encoding heme A synthase, with amino-acid sequence MVALMVLVGGLTRLTESGLSIVEWAPLKGTLPPMNDAAWNEAFSAYQQSPEYIQKNHGMTLAAFKAIFWWEFIHRLIGRLIGAVFLLPLVYFAATKCISGRETLKLTAIFALGGLQGGIGWFMVKSGLVDAPMVSPVRLALHLGMAFVIFILLLRQACRYLSERPAAELSKRSALMRTRKLFAVMLGGQILLGALVAGNDAGLVYNSFPTMNGHWLPPEWLDLQPLWRNFIENHATVQWTHRMVAYLTVTALLWHSWVARNEFYQEKVRAHVILLILVVACQVVLGVSTLLYVVPVGLASLHQVTALALVAILVSYFWFVPCSSNAPSIRRKA; translated from the coding sequence ATGGTGGCGCTGATGGTGCTGGTGGGCGGGCTGACGCGCCTGACCGAATCCGGCCTTTCCATCGTGGAATGGGCGCCGCTGAAAGGCACCCTGCCCCCCATGAACGACGCGGCATGGAACGAGGCTTTCTCCGCCTATCAGCAAAGTCCGGAATATATCCAGAAAAACCACGGCATGACGCTTGCGGCCTTTAAAGCTATTTTCTGGTGGGAATTCATCCACCGGCTGATCGGCCGCCTTATCGGGGCGGTATTTTTGCTGCCGCTGGTTTATTTTGCGGCGACCAAATGCATTTCAGGCAGAGAGACGCTCAAGCTCACGGCCATTTTTGCTCTGGGAGGGTTACAGGGCGGCATCGGCTGGTTCATGGTCAAAAGCGGGCTGGTGGATGCGCCGATGGTCAGCCCGGTGCGGCTTGCGCTGCATCTGGGCATGGCCTTTGTCATCTTCATCCTGCTGTTGCGGCAGGCATGCCGTTACCTTTCCGAACGTCCTGCGGCCGAACTCAGCAAACGGTCAGCCCTCATGCGCACGCGCAAGCTGTTTGCCGTGATGCTGGGTGGGCAAATTCTGCTTGGCGCACTGGTGGCGGGTAATGATGCCGGGCTGGTTTATAACAGCTTTCCCACCATGAACGGCCATTGGCTGCCCCCCGAATGGCTGGATTTGCAGCCTCTGTGGCGAAATTTCATTGAAAACCACGCAACCGTGCAATGGACGCACCGCATGGTGGCTTACCTGACCGTGACGGCGCTGTTGTGGCATAGCTGGGTTGCCCGAAATGAATTTTACCAGGAAAAGGTGCGCGCTCACGTCATTTTGCTCATTTTGGTGGTAGCGTGTCAGGTGGTTTTGGGTGTAAGTACGCTGCTATACGTGGTGCCGGTGGGGCTTGCCTCCCTGCATCAGGTCACGGCGCTCGCGCTGGTGGCCATTCTGGTGAGTTATTTTTGGTTCGTGCCATGCAGCAGCAATGCCCCGTCCATACGCAGGAAAGCGTAA
- the hemA gene encoding 5-aminolevulinate synthase yields MQQQCPVHTQESVNATPQVESDNRPAIDYGGYFEDALNQLKGEGRYRTFKQLERKVGAFPIARDVERNRDVVIWCSNDYLGMGQHQSVLNAMHHALDDLGAGAGGTRNISGNHSVIVDLERELASLHHKDGALVFVCGYVANETTLNTLLSMLPGCVVFSDEKNHASMIQGIRNSRVKKQIFRHNDLAHLEELLKEEPLDTPKLIAFESVYSMDGDIAPIKEVCELAKKYNALTYLDEVHAVGMYGDHGAGVAERDQVMDKVDIIQGTFAKAYGVMGGYIAASREIIDVVRSYASGFIFTTALPPVLAAGALSSVRHLRQSQYERDQQQANVAYLKTRLREEGIPILDSVSHIIPVMVGDPALCKQASDLLLSEHYIYVQPINYPTVPKGGERLRVTPTPLHTREMQDALVAGLKDVFTRLNIRYASACPA; encoded by the coding sequence ATGCAGCAGCAATGCCCCGTCCATACGCAGGAAAGCGTAAACGCCACCCCACAGGTGGAAAGCGACAACCGCCCCGCCATTGATTATGGCGGATATTTTGAAGACGCGCTGAACCAGCTGAAGGGCGAAGGACGCTATCGCACCTTTAAACAGCTTGAGCGCAAAGTGGGCGCTTTTCCCATTGCACGCGATGTGGAGCGCAACCGCGATGTGGTGATCTGGTGCAGCAATGACTATCTTGGCATGGGGCAGCACCAGAGCGTGCTGAACGCCATGCATCACGCGCTGGACGACCTGGGTGCGGGCGCGGGCGGCACGCGCAACATCTCCGGCAATCACTCCGTGATTGTGGACCTTGAACGCGAACTGGCCAGCCTTCATCATAAAGACGGCGCGCTGGTGTTCGTGTGTGGCTATGTGGCCAATGAAACCACGCTGAACACGCTGCTTTCCATGCTGCCGGGCTGCGTGGTGTTTTCGGATGAGAAAAACCATGCCTCGATGATTCAGGGCATCCGCAACAGCCGTGTGAAAAAGCAGATATTCCGCCATAACGACCTGGCGCATCTGGAAGAGCTGCTGAAGGAAGAGCCGCTGGACACGCCAAAGCTGATCGCCTTCGAATCGGTCTATTCGATGGATGGCGATATCGCCCCCATCAAGGAAGTCTGCGAGCTTGCCAAGAAGTACAATGCCCTGACCTATCTGGACGAGGTGCATGCGGTGGGCATGTATGGCGACCATGGCGCCGGCGTGGCCGAGCGCGATCAGGTGATGGACAAGGTGGATATCATCCAGGGGACCTTTGCCAAGGCCTATGGCGTGATGGGCGGTTATATCGCCGCCAGCCGCGAGATTATCGACGTGGTGCGGAGCTATGCGTCCGGCTTTATCTTCACCACCGCCCTGCCCCCGGTGCTGGCGGCGGGCGCGCTTTCAAGCGTGCGACACCTGCGCCAGAGCCAGTATGAGCGTGACCAGCAGCAGGCCAACGTGGCCTACCTGAAAACACGCCTGAGGGAAGAGGGCATTCCCATTCTCGACAGCGTATCGCACATCATTCCCGTAATGGTGGGGGACCCGGCGCTGTGCAAGCAGGCATCCGACCTGCTGTTGTCCGAGCATTACATCTATGTTCAGCCGATCAATTATCCCACCGTGCCGAAGGGCGGCGAGAGGCTGCGTGTCACGCCGACCCCGCTGCATACCAGGGAAATGCAGGATGCACTGGTGGCGGGGCTGAAGGATGTCTTTACCCGTTTGAACATCCGCTACGCGTCGGCCTGCCCCGCTTGA
- a CDS encoding redoxin domain-containing protein: MAPRSLFVGDPAPWFTCRSNNNPTFHFDTVAGKYTVLSFFGSVASPDYAGILQFMTTELRHYFDDLKLSFFGVSIDPADETEHRMVPQKPGIRFFWDFDRSVSALYGALDAERKNEQGELVYSAFTLVLDPFLRVIANIPMENADHNAILADLLSSLPATGDHANVPLNAPVLILPRVFEPSLCKEMIALYQQHGGYESGFMRERGEKTVPILDNNFKKRRDFNFENTPEHDQLRIAIRNRLSRRLVPEIRKAFQFHVTHIERYIVACYDAQEGGFFRSHRDNTTRATAHRRFACTINLNAEEFEGGDLRFPEFGPRTYRAPTGGAVVFSCSLLHEATPVTKGTRYAFLPFFYDQAAAELRKQNQQFLSNEIMRLGASAEAPAENNDAG, encoded by the coding sequence ATGGCCCCTCGCAGCTTATTCGTAGGTGACCCGGCGCCGTGGTTCACCTGCCGTTCCAACAACAACCCCACCTTTCATTTTGATACGGTGGCGGGAAAATATACCGTGCTGAGTTTCTTCGGCAGCGTGGCAAGCCCCGATTACGCCGGTATTTTGCAGTTTATGACGACAGAACTGCGTCATTATTTCGACGATCTGAAACTTTCCTTTTTCGGCGTGAGCATCGACCCGGCGGATGAAACGGAGCACCGCATGGTGCCGCAAAAGCCCGGCATTCGGTTTTTCTGGGATTTCGACCGCAGCGTTAGCGCGCTTTACGGCGCGCTGGATGCCGAACGAAAGAACGAACAAGGTGAACTGGTTTATAGCGCATTCACGCTGGTGCTGGACCCATTCCTACGCGTGATTGCCAATATCCCAATGGAAAATGCGGACCATAACGCCATTCTCGCCGACCTGCTTAGTAGCCTGCCTGCCACCGGCGACCATGCCAATGTTCCTCTGAACGCGCCGGTGCTGATTCTACCGCGCGTCTTTGAGCCCTCGCTCTGCAAGGAGATGATCGCGCTCTATCAGCAGCATGGGGGCTATGAATCCGGCTTCATGCGTGAGCGGGGAGAAAAAACGGTGCCGATTCTCGACAATAATTTCAAGAAACGGCGCGATTTCAATTTCGAGAACACACCGGAGCATGATCAGCTTCGCATCGCCATCCGCAACCGGCTCAGCAGGCGGCTGGTGCCGGAGATACGCAAGGCATTCCAGTTTCATGTCACGCATATCGAGCGTTACATCGTGGCCTGTTACGATGCGCAGGAGGGCGGCTTTTTCCGCTCTCACCGCGACAATACGACACGGGCGACGGCGCACCGGCGCTTTGCCTGCACCATCAATTTAAATGCGGAAGAATTTGAAGGCGGCGATCTGCGCTTTCCCGAATTCGGCCCGCGAACCTACCGTGCGCCAACAGGCGGAGCGGTGGTATTTTCCTGCTCGCTGCTGCATGAGGCCACGCCAGTAACAAAGGGCACGCGCTATGCGTTTTTGCCCTTTTTCTATGACCAGGCCGCCGCAGAGCTTCGTAAACAGAACCAGCAATTTCTCTCAAACGAGATTATGAGGCTCGGGGCTTCCGCCGAAGCACCGGCAGAGAATAACGATGCCGGATGA
- a CDS encoding GNAT family N-acetyltransferase, translating to MPDELVLKRVDFGSDAYHQLVELRNRWLRIPLGLTISKRDMEPDAQCLHLGAWLKDEAVGCVLLQLEPPTGILRQMAVAERHRHLALGRKLVALLESEARQHGLVEITLHARLEAAGFYEKLGYRRDGDVFEEVTVPHIAMRKSLG from the coding sequence ATGCCGGATGAACTGGTATTGAAGCGGGTGGATTTTGGTAGCGATGCCTATCACCAGCTGGTTGAACTCAGGAACAGATGGCTGCGCATTCCACTGGGATTGACCATCAGCAAACGCGATATGGAGCCGGATGCACAATGCCTGCATCTGGGCGCATGGCTGAAGGACGAAGCCGTGGGCTGCGTGCTGCTGCAGCTGGAGCCCCCTACAGGCATTTTGCGGCAGATGGCCGTGGCGGAACGGCATCGCCACCTGGCACTCGGGCGCAAGCTGGTAGCCTTGCTGGAATCCGAAGCACGGCAACATGGACTGGTGGAAATCACCCTGCATGCGCGGCTTGAGGCAGCGGGATTTTATGAGAAGCTGGGTTACCGGCGCGATGGGGATGTGTTTGAGGAAGTGACGGTTCCGCACATCGCCATGCGAAAATCACTCGGCTGA
- a CDS encoding efflux transporter outer membrane subunit: protein MKRIIPFAVVLMLTGCSLVPEYMRPSMNTPESWKEDTTQTTQEQAPANWWKNFNNDELNALVDQALKENHDVKAGIARVEQARASTTVAGASLLPNANASGNASRNDTDKTKADNSARIQGSISYEVDLFGKNRAGVEAAAERYTATQYDQDALRIITAADVTQAYFNSIGLQKRLEIARKNLENQEEVLKIVDAQYTEGRLSALELSQQKSQLASSRAQLASIENQLALSLNQLAVLTGHAPKDLVAPIASLDDAAIPDIAPTLPSALIEQRPDIRASEAGLKAANADIGAARAAFFPSLTLSANAALLASPSSVATGLVASMLAPIFQGGRLEGELERTKARQLELAENYQQIVLTSFREVEDALAGIKSSAERQTQLDIASTEAAEANRIARARYDAGATDFQTFLDTQRTQLQADDGAIQARLDRLNAAVQLYKALGGDVKISAE from the coding sequence ATGAAACGCATCATCCCCTTCGCTGTCGTATTGATGCTCACCGGCTGTTCCCTCGTGCCGGAATACATGCGCCCCTCCATGAACACACCCGAAAGCTGGAAGGAGGACACAACCCAGACCACGCAGGAACAGGCGCCTGCAAACTGGTGGAAGAATTTCAATAACGACGAGCTCAATGCACTGGTCGACCAGGCGCTGAAAGAAAACCACGATGTGAAAGCCGGCATCGCACGGGTGGAGCAGGCGAGGGCATCCACCACCGTCGCCGGTGCATCGCTGCTGCCCAATGCCAACGCATCCGGCAATGCCTCCCGCAACGATACGGACAAGACCAAAGCCGATAACAGCGCGCGCATCCAGGGCAGCATTTCCTACGAAGTGGATCTGTTCGGCAAAAACCGAGCCGGTGTGGAAGCCGCCGCCGAGCGCTACACCGCCACGCAATACGATCAGGATGCGCTGCGCATCATTACCGCCGCCGATGTAACGCAGGCCTATTTCAACAGCATCGGCCTGCAAAAACGCCTGGAGATTGCCAGAAAGAACCTCGAAAATCAGGAAGAGGTGTTGAAGATCGTCGATGCGCAATACACCGAAGGTCGCCTGTCGGCGCTTGAGCTCTCCCAGCAGAAATCCCAGCTGGCCAGCAGCCGTGCGCAACTGGCGAGCATTGAAAATCAGCTGGCGCTTTCGCTCAACCAGCTTGCGGTGCTGACCGGTCACGCGCCGAAGGATCTCGTCGCCCCCATCGCATCGCTGGACGATGCCGCCATCCCCGACATCGCCCCCACTTTGCCCTCAGCATTGATTGAGCAGCGCCCCGACATTCGCGCATCGGAAGCAGGCCTGAAAGCGGCCAATGCCGATATCGGCGCGGCGCGCGCAGCCTTCTTCCCCAGCCTGACGCTGAGCGCCAACGCCGCCTTGCTTGCCAGCCCATCCAGCGTGGCCACGGGGCTGGTCGCCTCCATGCTCGCGCCCATCTTTCAAGGCGGCCGCCTGGAAGGCGAACTGGAACGCACCAAGGCACGCCAGCTTGAACTGGCGGAAAATTATCAGCAGATCGTGCTGACCTCCTTCCGCGAAGTGGAGGATGCATTGGCGGGCATCAAATCCAGTGCCGAACGCCAGACCCAGCTGGATATCGCCAGCACCGAAGCGGCGGAGGCCAATCGCATCGCCCGCGCGCGTTACGATGCCGGTGCGACCGATTTCCAGACCTTCCTCGATACGCAGCGCACGCAATTGCAGGCCGATGACGGCGCCATTCAGGCGCGGCTCGACCGCCTCAATGCTGCCGTGCAGCTATACAAGGCCTTGGGTGGGGATGTAAAAATTTCAGCCGAGTGA
- the macB gene encoding MacB family efflux pump subunit, translating to MTPGQKPVLQLEGITRHYGSGDTIVRALDGVSLTIYPGEFVAIMGQPGSGKSTLMNIIGCLDKPSSGSYRVLGREAAHMGPDELATLRRDGFGFVFQRYNLLTTSTAEENVEIPSIYKGMDKQRRIARARQLLTRLGIGERADHRPSQLSGGQQQRVAIARALMNDPPIILADEPTGALDSRSSQEVMELLKDLHKEGRTIILITHDEQVALHAKRIIRIQDGKILSDELNGEQVENTDAQKTTGIGEAHEASLGDVTEASKMAMRSLKVNIFRTALTLLGIVIGVASVIIMLAVGDGSKQKVLNQITAMGTNLLNVRPGAPGMRGAGDIITLSSQDADAILDIPNVELTVPERSGRVTARFGNLDYQTSVQGVGADFSKARDWSVVQGSFFARRDVKGYAPVALLGQTVLNNLFPHGENPIGQYVLLKNVPFEVIGVMEAKGASGFGTDQDDAIFVPYTTGIIRLFGRPYLNSITVKVTDVDQIDDTQDAITELLKNRHRTEDFNIRNSASFLEMATETQNTLTVLLGAVAAISLLVGGIGVMNIMLVSVTERTREIGIRMATGARMKDIMLQFNTEAAVVCTVGGVLGVITGFAGGWLLTLFDVGIKFTPFPAMLAFGCAVGTGLVFGYLPARKAAGLDPVVALASE from the coding sequence GTGACACCCGGCCAGAAACCCGTGCTGCAGCTTGAGGGCATCACGCGCCATTACGGCAGCGGCGATACCATCGTGCGCGCGCTGGATGGCGTCTCGCTCACCATTTATCCAGGCGAGTTCGTCGCCATCATGGGCCAGCCCGGCTCGGGCAAATCGACCCTCATGAACATCATCGGCTGCCTGGATAAGCCTTCCTCCGGCAGCTACCGCGTGCTGGGCAGGGAAGCCGCCCACATGGGGCCGGACGAGCTGGCCACCCTCCGTCGCGACGGCTTCGGCTTCGTGTTCCAGCGTTACAACCTGCTCACCACCTCCACGGCGGAAGAGAATGTGGAGATACCCTCCATCTACAAAGGCATGGACAAGCAACGCCGCATTGCCCGCGCGCGCCAGCTGCTCACCCGTCTTGGAATTGGTGAGCGCGCCGACCACCGCCCCTCCCAGCTTTCCGGCGGCCAGCAGCAGCGCGTGGCCATCGCCCGCGCCCTGATGAACGATCCGCCCATCATCCTGGCCGACGAACCCACCGGCGCGCTCGACAGCCGCAGCAGCCAGGAAGTGATGGAACTACTGAAAGACCTGCACAAGGAAGGCCGCACCATCATCCTCATCACGCACGATGAGCAGGTGGCCCTGCACGCCAAACGCATCATCCGCATTCAGGACGGTAAAATCCTGAGCGACGAGCTGAACGGCGAACAGGTGGAAAACACCGACGCTCAAAAAACCACCGGCATCGGGGAGGCGCACGAAGCCAGCCTCGGCGATGTGACGGAAGCCTCCAAAATGGCCATGCGCTCGCTCAAGGTGAACATCTTCCGCACGGCCTTGACGCTGCTCGGCATCGTCATCGGCGTGGCCTCGGTCATCATCATGCTCGCAGTCGGCGATGGCAGCAAACAGAAGGTGCTGAACCAGATCACCGCCATGGGCACCAACCTGCTCAACGTGCGCCCCGGCGCGCCGGGCATGCGCGGCGCGGGCGACATCATCACCCTCAGCTCGCAGGATGCCGATGCAATTCTCGACATCCCCAATGTCGAACTCACCGTGCCCGAACGCAGCGGCCGCGTCACGGCCCGCTTCGGCAATCTGGATTACCAGACATCCGTGCAGGGCGTAGGGGCGGATTTTTCAAAAGCGCGCGACTGGAGCGTGGTGCAGGGCAGCTTCTTTGCCCGGCGCGATGTGAAAGGCTATGCCCCCGTCGCCCTGCTGGGGCAGACGGTGCTGAACAATCTCTTCCCACATGGCGAAAACCCCATCGGCCAATATGTGCTGCTGAAGAACGTTCCGTTTGAAGTCATCGGCGTGATGGAAGCCAAGGGTGCATCCGGCTTCGGTACCGACCAGGACGACGCGATTTTCGTGCCCTACACAACCGGCATCATCCGCCTTTTCGGCCGTCCCTACCTCAATTCCATCACCGTGAAAGTGACCGATGTCGACCAGATCGACGACACGCAGGACGCCATCACCGAGCTGTTGAAAAACCGCCACCGCACAGAGGATTTCAACATTCGCAATTCCGCTTCCTTTCTGGAAATGGCGACCGAAACACAAAACACCCTCACCGTGCTGCTCGGTGCGGTGGCGGCCATCTCGCTGCTGGTCGGCGGCATCGGCGTGATGAACATCATGCTGGTGAGCGTGACGGAACGCACGCGTGAAATCGGCATCCGCATGGCCACCGGCGCACGCATGAAGGACATCATGCTGCAATTTAATACCGAGGCCGCCGTGGTCTGCACCGTGGGCGGCGTGCTCGGTGTCATCACCGGGTTCGCGGGCGGCTGGCTGCTCACGTTGTTTGATGTCGGCATCAAATTCACGCCGTTCCCCGCCATGCTGGCCTTCGGCTGCGCCGTCGGCACCGGGCTGGTGTTCGGCTATCTTCCCGCCCGCAAGGCCGCCGGGCTTGATCCCGTCGTGGCGCTCGCATCGGAATAG
- a CDS encoding efflux RND transporter periplasmic adaptor subunit — MADRMKKSRKLWIILCLLLLAGGAWWKFGPGLDDEDVQNSRTVKVTRETIEETVTAQGKLEPKEYVDVGAQVSGQLKKLHVEIGDVVKKGDLLAELDPRVYESRVEGDKARLRTLEAQLNQQKAQAVFAGQQYERNKRLMEAKAVSQEALQESLSALKVADAGVASSKAQIEEINSTLEGDMANLSYTKIYAPMDGTVVLQPTREGQTVNASQTAPVIVQLADLDVMTVKAQVAEADVMRLKEGMEVSFTTLGNLERRWKGKLWQIQPSPEVINDVVLYDALIDVDNKDRQLMTGMSVQVFFELQRADNVLTIPVEALGKRVKAQDSEQLGQAYMAHVKDGKKTTDKLVHIGLMSRTQAEVKDGLTENDELVIRQRPTGNKQTGGKAAGGRSGMRGGPRL; from the coding sequence ATGGCGGATAGAATGAAAAAATCCCGCAAATTATGGATCATCCTGTGCCTGCTGCTGCTTGCCGGTGGCGCCTGGTGGAAATTCGGGCCAGGCCTGGATGATGAAGACGTGCAAAACAGCCGGACCGTAAAGGTAACGCGTGAAACCATTGAAGAAACGGTGACCGCCCAGGGCAAGCTGGAACCCAAGGAATATGTGGATGTCGGCGCTCAAGTGTCCGGCCAGCTGAAAAAGCTGCATGTGGAAATCGGCGATGTGGTCAAAAAGGGCGACCTGCTGGCCGAGCTGGACCCCCGCGTCTACGAATCCCGCGTGGAGGGCGACAAGGCCCGCCTGCGCACGCTGGAAGCCCAGCTCAACCAGCAAAAGGCGCAGGCTGTTTTCGCTGGCCAGCAATATGAACGCAACAAACGCCTGATGGAAGCCAAGGCCGTCAGCCAGGAAGCCTTACAGGAAAGCCTCTCCGCCCTGAAAGTGGCCGATGCCGGCGTAGCGTCCAGCAAGGCGCAGATCGAGGAGATCAACTCCACCCTGGAAGGGGACATGGCCAATCTCAGCTACACCAAAATCTATGCCCCGATGGACGGCACCGTGGTGCTTCAGCCGACCCGCGAAGGCCAGACGGTGAACGCCAGCCAGACCGCCCCGGTCATCGTCCAATTGGCCGACCTCGATGTAATGACCGTGAAAGCCCAGGTGGCCGAGGCCGATGTGATGCGCCTGAAGGAAGGCATGGAAGTCTCCTTCACCACGCTCGGCAACCTCGAGCGCCGCTGGAAGGGTAAATTATGGCAGATTCAGCCCTCGCCGGAAGTAATCAACGACGTGGTGCTCTACGATGCGCTGATCGACGTGGACAACAAGGACCGCCAGTTGATGACCGGCATGAGCGTACAGGTGTTCTTCGAGCTGCAGCGCGCCGACAATGTGCTGACCATTCCGGTGGAGGCGCTCGGCAAACGCGTAAAAGCGCAGGATAGCGAACAACTGGGCCAGGCCTACATGGCGCATGTGAAGGACGGCAAGAAAACCACCGACAAGCTCGTGCATATCGGCCTCATGAGCCGCACCCAGGCTGAGGTCAAGGACGGGCTGACCGAGAACGACGAACTGGTCATCAGGCAGCGCCCCACTGGCAACAAGCAAACCGGCGGTAAGGCCGCCGGCGGCCGCAGCGGTATGCGCGGAGGGCCGCGCCTGTGA